The following coding sequences are from one Schizosaccharomyces osmophilus chromosome 1, complete sequence window:
- the gpi1 gene encoding pig-Q, producing the protein MSRIHTPISVSSTRCNPVLRVYWPKNQIQHVDSGYLVGWSYSPFDLVVVTIVKNPSRFDDFLQTKQSSFYEVESLGIFGTLNLPYSSYEHKHQDNWLNIRLRTQFSHPQIYRVNDSDLSLNLHVIYYVPPQPKRMQFLSLEPLSLLLLKDSVFDHSSLEYKKDQHLQNLLHKLDLHFPRRPENTWYRSLRSDLVELLNQSFEVHVLLREYPNRKNSMLIKSSKRYFLCFLNLLHPIVLIFIMFLRVLNEFILHVINYRIHPAFPNMRDIFVSARQVDLRLQQACFWPVQYMKLWMLRKSKHVIMKDYKEYIRLYNNLWLVANDIIFGITMCSFILENLPLVVNLLDKVLFKFAIEDVRVMVTWLIDTPAGLKLNNDICKFIVKLSVWIIDVWYTVLLSFRQYIPWFVRTIAFSGFCGASLMIALMSDFLTIMTIHLYVLYLAAARLYNWQLRIIYSLLQLFRGKKRNVLRNRIDSYEYDLDQLLLGTILFTVLIFFLPTIYVFYIAFAVTRITVMTCLAIFETILAFLNHFPLFVTMLRIKDPYRIPSGLNLEIVNSESSKENTMATLYLFCESKPMSFGSMFDHYRKLARRLISHYLSQTTLISLLVGCPIPPIPAEQLYNIQYAMLPHPRISVKKLWNLFFEIK; encoded by the coding sequence ATGTCGAGGATACATACTCCCATATCCGTTTCTTCCACTCGGTGTAATCCAGTTTTGCGTGTATATTGGccaaaaaaccaaattcaGCACGTAGACTCTGGATATTTGGTGGGTTGGTCTTACTCACCATTTGATCTTGTAGTCGTGACCATTGTCAAAAATCCATCTCGGTTTGATGATTTTCTGCAAACCAAgcaatcttctttttatgaaGTTGAAAGTCTGGGAATTTTCGGAACACTGAATTTACCCTACAGTTCTTATGAGCATAAACACCAGGATAATTGGCTTAATATCCGTTTACGAACTCAATTTTCTCACCCTCAAATATACAGAGTTAATGATTCCGATTTGTCCCTAAATTTACATGTGATCTACTACGTCCCTCCTCAACCCAAGAGAATGCAGTTTTTGTCTCTTGAACCTCTCTCCCTTTTGTTATTAAAGGATTCTGTCTTTGATCATTCAAGTCttgaatataaaaaagatcAGCACTTACAAAACCTACTACACAAATTGGACTTACACTTCCCCCGTCGTCCTGAAAATACTTGGTACAGAAGTCTTCGCAGTGACTTGGTTGAGCTTTTAAACCAGTCTTTTGAAGTCCATGTATTATTGCGGGAGTATCCAAACCGGAAAAATAGTATGCTAATCAAAAGTTCAAAACGTTATTTCTTATGCTTTTTAAACCTTCTTCACCCTATTGTcttaatttttataatgttTTTGAGAGTTTTAAATGAGTTTATTTTACACGTTATTAATTACCGTATACATCCCGCATTTCCAAATATGAGGGATATATTCGTTTCTGCAAGGCAGGTGGATTTGCGTCTCCAGCAAGCATGTTTTTGGCCTGTGCAGTACATGAAACTTTGGATGCTTCGAAAAAGCAAGCATGTTATTATGAAGGATTATAAAGAGTATATACGTCTGTATAATAATCTATGGCTTGTCGCTAATGATATAATCTTCGGGATTACCATGTGTTCTTTTATCTTGGAAAATCTTCCTTTAGTTGTTAATTTGCTCGACAAGGTTCTGTTCAAATTTGCAATAGAAGACGTCCGAGTTATGGTAACCTGGCTAATAGACACACCTGCCGGGTTAAAACTGAATAACGACATATGTAAATTTATTGTGAAGTTGTCCGTATGGATTATTGACGTTTGGTATACAGTACTGTTGTCTTTCAGGCAGTATATACCATGGTTCGTTCGGACAATTGCATTTTCTGGTTTCTGTGGTGCCAGTTTGATGATAGCTTTGATGTCTGATTTTTTGACCATCATGACTATTCATTTGTATGTCCTTTACTTGGCCGCTGCACGTTTATATAACTGGCAATTAAGGATCATATACAGTTTACTACAACTATTTcgaggaaaaaaaagaaatgtctTACGAAATAGAATTGATTCTTACGAGTATGACTTAGATCAACTGCTTTTGGGGacaattttgtttacagtactaatttttttcttacctACAATTTACGTTTTTTACATTGCGTTTGCTGTAACTCGCATTACAGTCATGACATGTTTGGCGATATTTGAAACGatacttgcttttttaaatcactTTCCCTTGTTTGTCACAATGCTTCGAATTAAAGATCCATACAGAATTCCCAGTGGACTGAATTTAGAGATTGTAAACTCtgaatcttcaaaagagAACACCATGGCTACTTTATACCTTTTCTGTGAATCAAAGCCCATGTCTTTTGGGTCTATGTTTGACCATTATCGAAAATTAGCAAGACGACTCATTTCACATTACCTTTCGCAAACAACTTTAATCAGTTTATTGGTTGGTTGTCCTATTCCGCCCATCCCAGCTGAGCAACTGTACAATATTCAATATGCAATGCTTCCGCATCCACGGATCTCGGTAAAAAAGTTATGGAATCTATTCTTCGAAATTAAGTAG
- the rsm27 gene encoding mitochondrial ribosomal protein subunit S33, with protein sequence MIKREILEEIKQVSAKIFQTNYKSNNSRTGHKFLQRKLQGPRLASYYPSKVPVSKMREIIGLPIPNSQHTLRMEILEEKVRKGKGPVKRGSK encoded by the exons atgataaaaagagaaattcTCGAGGAAATAAAGCAGGTCTCTGCAAAGATTTTCCAGACGAATTATAAATCTAATAACTCTCGGACAGGACataaatttcttcaaagaaaattacaagGTCCTCGTCTGGCAAGTTACTATCCTTCGAAGGTTCCCGTTTCGAAAATGAGAGAGATCATTGGGTTGCCTATACCAAACAGTCAACATACCTTGAGAATGGAGATACTTGAAGA AAAAGTAcgtaaaggaaaaggacCCGTTAAGCGTGGAAGCAAATAG
- the pdb1 gene encoding pyruvate dehydrogenase e1 component beta subunit Pdb1, producing MMRIQQVRAMLGKTSSTKCIGNALMKRYSSSSSGVKEMTVRDALNSAMEEEMRRDERVFLMGEEVGQYNGAYKVSRGLLDKFGPKRVIDTPITEMGFTGLSTGAAFAGLRPICEFMTFNFSMQAIDHIVNSAARTNYMSGGKQACPIVFRGPNGPAAAVAAQHSQHFGPWYGSIPGLKVISPYTAEDARGMLKAAIRDPNPVVVLENELLYGKSFPISEEALSEDFLIPFGLAKVERPGKDITIVGESLSVTTALEAADILKEKHGVEAEVINLRSIRPIDMDTIVESAKKTNRVVTIDQAYSQHGLGSEIAAQLMESSAFDYLDSPVERVAMADVPMPYSTFIEAATLPNADVLVAAAEKSLYIKN from the coding sequence ATGATGCGAATTCAACAAGTCCGGGCTATGCTTGGAAAGACCTCATCGACAAAATGCATCGGAAATGCCCTCATGAAGCGCTATTCTTCGTCAAGCTCTGGCGTGAAAGAAATGACCGTCCGTGACGCTTTGAACAGCGCTATGGAAGAGGAAATGAGACGTGATGAGCGCGTTTTCTTAATGGGTGAAGAAGTTGGTCAATACAATGGTGCTTACAAAGTTTCTCGTGGGTTGCTTGATAAGTTTGGTCCCAAACGTGTCATTGATACTCCCATTACCGAAATGGGTTTCACCGGTTTGTCTACCGGTGCTGCCTTTGCAGGCTTGCGTCCCATTTGTGAATTCATgactttcaatttttccatGCAAGCTATTGACCATATTGTCAACTCTGCTGCTAGAACCAATTACATGTCTGGTGGTAAACAGGCTTGTCCCATTGTTTTCCGTGGTCCTAATGGTCCTGCTGCTGCCGTAGCTGCTCAACATTCTCAACATTTTGGTCCTTGGTACGGTTCTATCCCCGGCCTCAAGGTTATCTCTCCTTATACTGCCGAAGACGCTCGTGGTATGTTAAAGGCTGCCATTCGTGATCCCAACCCTGTTGTGGTTCTTGAAAACGAACTTCTTTACGGAAAGAGCTTCCCTATTTCCGAAGAAGCTTTGAGCGAGGACTTCCTTATTCCCTTCGGTCTTGCTAAGGTTGAACGCCCTGGTAAAGACATTACTATCGTCGGTGAATCCCTCTCTGTCACAACCGCCCTTGAAGCCGCCGACATCTTGAAGGAGAAGCACGGTGTTGAGGCCGAAGTCATCAACTTGCGTAGTATTCGCCCTATTGATATGGACACAATTGTTGAAAGTGCCAAGAAGACCAACCGTGTCGTTACCATTGACCAGGCCTACAGCCAACATGGTCTTGGTAGCGAAATCGCTGCTCAGCTTATGGAATCCTCAGCCTTTGATTATTTGGATTCTCCTGTTGAACGTGTGGCTATGGCTGACGTTCCTATGCCTTACAGTACTTTTATTGAAGCTGCAACTCTCCCCAACGCAGACGTTCTTGTTGCCGCCGCTGAAAAATCTCTATATATTAAGAATTAA
- a CDS encoding dienelactone hydrolase family, with translation MTSCCPTNLGPVAASGSYKFQGKEVDFGGANTYVVGCPSNKKVIVGVLDVYGLSEQIKIGADKLAQSGFTVYLPDFLDGSYLPTNAFSVNTPEIKKLRNDFISNRLPAHLHFSRLEKVLNTIKSIHGNDVQIGAYGLCWGAKLVVTYPNTSEFVGIACPHPSFPDPADANNVHVPVLFLASKDEDANVISAWEEEFKKNPAHKQSAFHTYHDMHHGFMATVADLSNDNNRKCFYEGYDKIGTFFQSLMK, from the coding sequence ATGACTTCCTGCTGTCCTACCAACCTTGGTCCCGTCGCTGCTAGCGGATCGTACAAGTTTCAAGGCAAAGAAGTCGATTTTGGAGGAGCAAACACCTATGTCGTTGGTTGCccttcaaataaaaaggtcATTGTCGGTGTGCTGGACGTTTATGGTCTTTCAGAGCAAATTAAGATTGGTGCCGATAAGTTAGCCCAATCTGGCTTCACTGTTTACTTGCCAGACTTCCTTGACGGTTCTTATTTACCTACAAACGCTTTTTCTGTAAACACTCCCGAGATTAAAAAGCTTCGCAACGATTTTATCTCGAACCGTCTCCCAGCTCATCTTCACTTCTCCAGATTGGAAAAGGTTTTGAATACTATCAAGAGCATTCATGGTAACGATGTCCAAATTGGTGCCTATGGCCTTTGCTGGGGTGCCAAGCTTGTAGTTACCTATCCCAACACTTCAGAATTCGTTGGTATCGCTTGTCCTCACCCTTCATTCCCTGATCCCGCTGATGCCAATAATGTTCATGTACCTGTTCTCTTCTTGGCTTCTAAGGATGAAGATGCCAATGTCATAAGTGCTTGGGAAGAAGaattcaagaagaatccTGCTCATAAGCAATCTGCTTTCCACACTTATCATGACATGCATCATGGTTTTATGGCTACTGTTGCTGACCTTTCGAACGACAACAACAGAAAGTGTTTCTATGAGGGCTATGATAAGATTGGTactttcttccaatctTTGATGAAgtaa
- the naf1 gene encoding snoRNP assembly factor Naf1 encodes MDQEQPCKIPGLSLIYNEEPPKQENVSEAPSMIENLQNQANISPPESSRPPTEDDSVTLNSNEIDKREEAVTPNMAAKDASTEQQSQEGSGLKVGEPEKQVTNHTKSSMDVLDMALANPTACVVPSSTKPVYVDDSLNTAENFIVSGQPSEGNTVQEEKIEEEEKEKPVNSRSDAESSESSESDSESDSDSDSNSTSSLSEVQETEKLELEQESEATPPKTIHEMPEEVYERPTIELGPDSLIEPLGQVLQVLKKELVVQSDVQNEELIFDEKTVLCFEDKTIVGFIHETFGPVSSPFYVVRFTNEEECASINPFVGKKVFYVPTMANRLDPEPLKYIKGSDASNVYDEEINPSEQEFSDDEAEVVAKQNKRKKKRKTKPTSQPSMAEVEAPHRPMPRASSMYAPQTPAPPPLSSLPHHMPAPASAPYNFYPVHPGFMVPPPSGPLPNYGLPLPNVTPFPQHREYARPGMPPQFQMPRTGSPAESPSNFSMPPYSQHGQIKPTPPFHRRDWA; translated from the coding sequence ATGGACCAAGAACAGCCATGCAAAATCCCTGGGCTTTCTTTAATATACAATGAAGAACCTCCTAAGCAGGAAAACGTTTCGGAGGCGCCATCCATGATTGAGAATTTACAAAACCAGGCAAATATATCGCCTCCAGAAAGCAGCCGACCCCCTACAGAGGATGACTCTGTAACATTAAATTCAaatgaaattgataaaaGAGAGGAAGCTGTTACACCCAATATGGCTGCTAAAGATGCTTCTACCGAACAACAAAGCCAAGAAGGTTCAGGTCTAAAGGTAGGAGAACcagaaaagcaagtaacGAATCATACAAAATCTTCTATGGACGTTTTAGATATGGCACTCGCAAATCCAACGGCTTGTGTTGTCCCTTCATCTACAAAGCCGGTTTACGTTGATGATTCACTCAACACAGCGGaaaatttcattgtttCTGGCCAGCCGTCTGAAGGGAATACAGTGcaggaagagaaaattgaagaagaagaaaaagaaaaaccgGTTAATTCCCGATCAGATGCCGAGTCTTCAGAGTCTTCAGAGTCTGATTCAGAGTCTGATTCAGATTCAGATTCTAATAGCACTTCTAGCTTATCTGAAGTTCAGGAGACTGAAAAGCTAGAATTGGAGCAGGAATCCGAAGCTACTCCGCCTAAAACTATACATGAAATGCCTGAGGAAGTGTACGAGCGCCCGACAATCGAGCTTGGACCTGATTCTCTTATAGAACCTTTGGGACAGGTTTTACAGGttctaaagaaagaacttgTTGTCCAAAGTGATGTCCAAAATGAGGAACTTATCTTCGATGAAAAAACCGTTCTCTGTTTTGAGGATAAGACAATTGTTGGATTTATCCATGAAACTTTTGGTCctgtttcttctcctttttatGTTGTAAGGTTTACTAATGAGGAGGAATGTGCATCTATCAATCCTTTCGTCGGCAAAAAGGTGTTTTATGTTCCTACCATGGCAAATCGACTTGACCCAGAACCTTTAAAGTATATCAAAGGAAGTGATGCTAGCAACGTATACGATGAGGAAATCAATCCTTCCGAACAAGAGTTTTCAGATGATGAAGCTGAGGTTGTTGCTAAACAGAACAAAcgtaaaaagaagagaaagacaAAACCGACTTCTCAGCCTTCCATGGCCGAAGTCGAAGCTCCTCATCGGCCAATGCCAAGAGCAAGCTCAATGTATGCTCCACAAACGCCGGCTCCTCCTCCTCTATCTTCCCTTCCTCATCACATGCCAGCTCCAGCGAGTGCTCCGTACAACTTTTATCCCGTCCATCCTGGTTTTATGGTACCACCCCCTTCGGGTCCGCTCCCCAACTATGGTCTTCCTTTACCTAATGTTACTCCTTTTCCTCAGCATAGAGAATATGCCAGGCCGGGTATGCCACCTCAATTTCAGATGCCTAGAACGGGCAGTCCAGCGGAATCGCCTTCCAATTTCTCCATGCCACCATATTCTCAACATGGACAAATTAAGCCGACGCCGCCATTCCATCGAAGAGATTGGGCATAA
- the pha2 gene encoding phrenate dehydratase: MNSVKVGFLGPKGTFSNKAALLAKPDAIHISLPTLAAVVEAIESHQVNLGLLPIENSTNGSVIPAYDLLKYNKDIVVLDEILVPVHHCIVGHSLNNANRLLSHPQAFGQCTKWIKDNLPGVTAVPVNSTSHAAEIASNDQTGSTLAISSQFCADAYNYKVLVKDVEDDQNNCTRFLLLTSRVSNTIPIAPECTREKKTFLQFTVSHTKKLNYIFQMLLQENSAFTNLVTRPSCQNPWTYVYFIECVGLSQTLLLRIESVCDEFSFMGSYENKTTKVV, translated from the exons ATGAACTCTGTTAAAGTTGGATTTTTGGGACCCAAAGGAACGTTTAGCAATAAA GCAGCACTTTTAGCAAAACCCGATGCCATTCACATTTCATTGCCGACGCTAGCAG CTGTGGTAGAGGCAATTGAATCACACCAAGTAAATTTGGGGCTTCTACCTATTGAAAACTCCACGAATGGTTCTGTAATTCCTGCTTATGATCTcttaaaatataataaagaCATAGTAGTTTTGGACGAGATACTGGTACCCGTTCATCACTGTATTGTTGGCCATTCTCTAAACAATGCTAATAGACTTTTGAGTCATCCTCAGGCTTTCGGGCAATGTACAAAATGGATTAAGGACAACCTACCTGGTGTAACTGCTGTGCCAGTTAATTCGACAAGTCACGCAGCAGAAATCGCATCTAATGATCAAACGGGCTCTACGCTAGCAATTTCTAGCCAGTTCTGTGCAGATGCATACAACTACAAAGTGTTGGTGAAGGACGTTGAAGATGATCAAAATAACTGCACcagatttcttttattaacTTCTCGTGTTTCCAACACAATTCCGATTGCGCCCGAATGtacaagagaaaaaaagacattTTTGCAGTTCACAGTCTCTCACACAAAAAAGcttaattatatttttcaaatgcttCTTCAAGAAAACTCAGCTTTTACGAACTTGGTCACACGTCCCTCTTGTCAAAATCCTTGGACATACGTATACTTTATAGAGTGCGTCGGTTTGTCACAAACACTTCTGTTACGAATTGAATCAGTTTGTGATGAATTTAGTTTTATGGGAAGTTACGAAAATAAGACTACAAAAGTAGTTTAA
- the smi1 gene encoding beta-glucan synthase adaptor protein Smi1 — protein sequence MSKNAFSSVADSVTSFFQSLTTANRHADPAFNPSRRDKNSRLPTPLQSIATSGYSGVNASQTGLLSDSRSTSTQNLSNTNSQAPTKVPYVPGSRSNELANNAMEIQMQEINPNGTANLPAPVSESWRRVDRWAEENYYELYCQLCPGATAADVDSLEYELECTLPRDVRESMYIHDGQDRGGHLTGILFGVTLLDIEEIEEESELWRRVAQSYAEATIAGKIDQAVASRQSSFPPGAVQCVYAHPGWIPLAKDFVGNNIAVDLAPGPAGHWGQVILFGRDQDTKYVIARSWADFLAIVAYDMENGKWVVDEEDNSLRLIYGPPREQWSYLDILKYRARKAEKRKHKKQESKNTSVTPKDQGSSNDQDLSSSTAVLESGLEDVPLYGYSKDDDHLVKKEAEEEDLGLMDAPQNSKPSNLASEDKEKTKAQVFEDAKEESSPKIVENEKNESPSEAKQNGSDESQKETALNGEEQEAFNEHKKD from the coding sequence ATGTCAAAAAACGCGTTTTCTTCCGTGGCTGATTCAGtcacttcttttttccagTCTTTGACAACAGCCAACAGACATGCTGATCCTGCATTTAACCCCAGTCGACGTGACAAAAATTCAAGACTTCCTACTCCCTTACAGTCCATTGCTACTTCTGGGTATTCTGGCGTTAATGCTAGTCAAACTGGACTCTTGAGCGACAGCAGGAGTACTTCTACTCAAAACCTCTCGAATACGAATTCCCAAGCTCCCACAAAAGTTCCTTACGTTCCGGGAAGTCGTTCCAATGAACTTGCCAACAATGCAATGGAAATCCAAATGCAAGAAATAAACCCTAACGGAACTGCTAACTTGCCTGCTCCCGTTTCTGAGTCTTGGAGACGCGTTGACCGATGGGCTGAAGAAAACTATTATGAGCTGTACTGCCAATTATGTCCAGGCGCTACCGCCGCTGATGTTGACAGCCTTGAGTATGAACTGGAGTGCACTTTACCTCGTGACGTTCGAGAAAGTATGTATATCCACGATGGCCAAGATCGTGGTGGTCATCTCACCGGAATCTTATTCGGTGTTACATTATTGGATATTGAGGAAATTGAAGAGGAATCTGAGCTTTGGCGTCGTGTTGCTCAGTCTTACGCTGAAGCCACTATAGCTGGAAAGATCGACCAAGCCGTCGCTTCCCGtcaatcttcttttccacCTGGTGCTGTTCAATGCGTTTATGCTCATCCTGGCTGGATTCCACTCGCCAAGGATTTTGTCGGTAATAACATTGCTGTAGACCTTGCTCCAGGTCCCGCTGGGCATTGGGGACAAGTGATTCTCTTCGGTCGTGACCAAGATACTAAATATGTCATTGCCCGTTCTTGGGCCGACTTCTTAGCCATTGTGGCTTACGATATGGAGAACGGAAAATGGGTGGTAGATGAGGAAGATAACTCCTTGCGTCTTATCTACGGTCCTCCCCGTGAACAATGGTCCTATCTCGATATTCTAAAGTATAGAGCCCGTAAGGCcgaaaagagaaaacatAAGAAACAAGAGTCCAAGAATACCTCTGTTACTCCAAAGGACCAAGGAAGTTCTAATGACCAAGACTTGAGCTCTTCAACTGCCGTTTTGGAAAGTGGTTTGGAAGACGTTCCACTTTATGGTTATTCGAAAGATGATGACCATTTGGTGAAGAAAGAAGCCGAGGAGGAAGATCTTGGCTTAATGGATGCGCCTCAGAATAGCAAACCATCAAATTTGGCTTCTGAGGATAAGGAAAAGACCAAAGCACAAGTCTTCGAAGAtgccaaagaagaatcttcACCCAAAATTGtcgaaaacgaaaaaaatgaatctCCTTCggaagcaaagcaaaatggTTCCGACGAATCTCAGAAGGAAACCGCTTTAAATGGGGAGGAACAAGAAGCCTTTAATgaacataaaaaagattaa
- the rpl102 gene encoding 60S ribosomal protein L10a, translating into MSKVSGANVRTNIEGILKGSEQKRRHFTETVELQIGLKNYDPQRDKRFSGTIKLPNVPRPNMALCILGDAHDLDRAKHGGVDAMSVDDLKKLNKNKKLVKKLAKKYDAFVASEVLIKQIPRLLGPGLSKAGKFPTPVSHNDDLYGKIIEVKSTIKFQLKKVLCLGVAVGHVEMTEDQLIANIMLSINFLVSLLKKGWQNIGSLVIKSTMGKPYRLY; encoded by the exons atgtcGAAGGTATCGGGAGCCAATGTTCGTACCAACATAGAAGGTATTTTGAAAGGTTCCGAACAAAAGAGGCGCCATTTCACTGAGACCGTAGAACTTCAAATTGGTTTGAAGAACTACGACCCTCAACGTGATAAGCGTTTCTCTGGTACTATCAAGTTGCCCAATGTTCCCCGTCCTAACATGGCTCTTTGCATTCTTGGTGATGCCCACGATTTGGACCGTGCTAAGCATGGAGGTGTTGATGCTATGTCCGTCGacgatttgaaaaagcttaacaagaacaagaagCTTGTTAAGAAGTTGGCTAAGAAGTACGATGCTTTCGTTGCTTCCGAAGTCCTCATCAAGCAAATCCCTCGTTTGTTAGGTCCTGGTTTATCTAAAG CCGGTAAATTCCCTACTCCCGTTTCTCACAATGATGATTTGTATGGAAAGATTATTGAAGTTAAGTCTACCATCAAATTTCAACTGAAGAAGGTCCTTTGTTTGGGTGTTGCTGTTGGACATGTCGAAATGACTGAAGATCAATTGATTGCCAATATTATGCTTTCCATTAACttcttggtttctttgCTTAAGAAAGGCTGGCAAAACATTGGTTCCTTGGTTATTAAGTCTACGATGGGTAAACCCTACCGTTTGTATTAA